In Dehalococcoidia bacterium, the sequence AGATCGAGCGAATCGAGAAGATCTACAAGACTCAGATTCTCGATGCGCCCAAGCTGTTCTTTGATGTGCTGGATCAGCAGCGTCAGCGGCTCAAGGAAGCCCAGAAGAAATACGGCGATTATATCCGTCCCGATCAGTTGGGCTAGACAATGTCAGGGGGCAGTCGCCTTTAGGCGCTGCCCCCTGTGATCTCTCGCAGAATCGCTTCGATGTAGCTCCCCAGTTGTTTTTGCAGGGAAGGAGAGAGAGCCTCTCCTTCCTCCATGCTCGCCGGCTGAATTCCAAAGATCACTACTTGTTGAGGGTATTCTCCCAACCTTCGCGAAAGCTCCAGTCCATCCATCAGGTCGCCTTCGTGTAAAGAAAAATGAGGCAGGGCTTTTTGGGAGGAAACATCCTGAGGGGTGAAGCGGCGAATCGTTCCGGGCGGCTCCTCCATGCGGGCGCAATCGATCAGAATAGCCTTCTCCCTTCCGGCGATGGCATGCACCACATTCATCAGCGAGGACCCTAAGTCGATGCAGTCGACATTGGGCGGAATATCCGGCCGTGCGGTCAACTCAGCAATAAGGTGAATTCCGATGCCCTCATCAGTCATCAGGGGATTGCCGATGCCTCCGACGATTATGCTTTTACGCTTCATGTTCAAAACCCCTCTCCCTTGGTGGGAGAGGTCGGGTGAGGGTGAAGATATGTCAAACCAGAGAGGGCGGGGTTAATAAACCCCGCCCTCCACTTAGGTCCTATCAACCCCCTATCC encodes:
- a CDS encoding hydrogenase maturation protease; translation: MKRKSIIVGGIGNPLMTDEGIGIHLIAELTARPDIPPNVDCIDLGSSLMNVVHAIAGREKAILIDCARMEEPPGTIRRFTPQDVSSQKALPHFSLHEGDLMDGLELSRRLGEYPQQVVIFGIQPASMEEGEALSPSLQKQLGSYIEAILREITGGSA